One genomic segment of Ctenopharyngodon idella isolate HZGC_01 chromosome 7, HZGC01, whole genome shotgun sequence includes these proteins:
- the snrpa1 gene encoding U2 small nuclear ribonucleoprotein A': MVKLTAELIEQAAQYTNPVRDRELDLRGYKIPVLENLGATLDQFDTIDLSDNEVRKLDGFPLLKRLKTLLINNNRICRIGENMEQALPNLKELILTSNNIQELGDLDPLATVKSLTLLSLLRNPVTNKKHYRLYVINKIPQIRVLDFQKVKLKERQEAEKMFKGKRGAQLAKDIAKRTKTFTPGAGLQTEKKMGPSAADVEAIKNAIANATSLAEVERLKGLLQSGQIPGRELRSGAANMVEEEEEEIQEEMQESVPTFEDMQSMRDEGENGDDVMQEDMHVNGS; this comes from the exons ATGGTGAAGCTGACGGCAGAATTAATCGAGCAGGCGGCGCAGTACACGAACCCTGTGCGGGACAGAGAGCTCGACCTGCGCG gcTATAAGATCCCTGTGCTGGAGAATCTGGGCGCCACACTCGATCAGTTTGATACCATTGATCTGTCCGATAATGAGGTCAGAAAACTGGACGGGTTTCCACTGCTGAAGAGACTCAAAACACTCCTGATAAACAATAACAGGATCTG CCGTATTGGAGAGAACATGGAGCAGGCTTTACCAAACCTGAAGGAGCTCATTCTCACAAGCAACAACATTCAAGAGCTG GGGGATTTGGATCCTCTTGCGACAGTGAAATCATTGACCCTGCTCAG TCTCCTCAGGAATCCAGTTACCAACAAGAAACATTACAGGTTATATGTCATCAATAAAATCCCACAGATCCGTGTTCTAGACTTCCAGAAGGTGAAACTGAAG GAACGTCAGGAGGCTGAAAAAATGTTCAAAGGCAAACGAGGTGCTCAGCTTGCAAAGGATATTGCCAAGCGAACCAAAAC GTTTACTCCAGGAGCAGGCCTTCAGACTGAGAAGAAAATGGGACCGTCTGCTGCAGATGTTGAAGCCATAAAG AATGCGATTGCTAATGCCACGTCACTGGCTGAAGTTGAGCGGTTGAAGGGGCTTCTCCAGTCAGGACAGATCCCAGGACGAGAGCTGAGATCAG GAGCAGCTAACATGgtagaggaggaggaagaggagatcCAGGAAGAGATGCAGGAATCAGTCCCCACGTTTGAGGACATGCAGAGCATGAGAGACGAGGGAGAAAACGGAGATGATGTCATGCAGGAGGATATGCATGTTAATGGATCATAG
- the selenos gene encoding selenoprotein S, with protein MEAEGGARVRNEDVPPQNQDLSFVLPSVATLLSDYGWYLVFLCVGGYLLIQHLRKNRSTNNRSSSVSAESQDPVSVVRRQEALEASRRRMQEEQDARAAEFREKQQRLEEEKRRQKIEMWESMKEGKSYKGNAKVAQNTEEAASSSSLRPKTDKKPLRNRGYNPLSGDGGGTCSFRPGRRGPSAGG; from the exons ATGGAGGCAGAAGGTGGTGCGCGTGTCCGAAATGAAGATGTTCCTCCCCAGAACCAGGATCTGAGTTTTGTGCTGCCATCTG TTGCTACGCTCCTGTCTGACTATGGCTGGTATCTGGTGTTCCTGTGTGTGGGAGGATATCTGCTCATCCAGCATCTCCGCAAGAACAGATCCACAAACAATCGGAGCTCTTCTGTCTCAGCAGAGAGCCAAG ACCCCGTATCTGTGGTGCGGCGTCAGGAGGCTCTGGAGGCGTCGCGCCGCAGAATGCAAGAGGAGCAGGACGCCAGAGCTGCAGAATTCAGAGAGAAGCAGCAGAGG CTGGAGGAGGAAAAGAGAAGACAGAAAATCGAGATGTGGGAAAGTATGAAGGAAGGAAAGAGTtacaaaggaaatgcaaaagtTGCACAA AACACTGAAGAAGCCGCTTCCTCCAGCTCACTGAGACCAAAGACCGACAAAAAGCCCCTTCGTAACAGAG GATACAATCCTCTGTCTGGAGATGGAGGAGGAACGTGCTCCTTTAGACCCGGCAGGAGAGGACCGTCCGCTGGTGGATGA